A segment of the Nilaparvata lugens isolate BPH chromosome X, ASM1435652v1, whole genome shotgun sequence genome:
agtaatcagagaatttccgagttattacttactttcagtttcgagtagtgaatctgttgagcaagttctccctttctctctcgtatgatttgatgatgaaaaatctgaaacaaataagagtctaatgaaatatttttttaacagAAACGTGTGCTGGAAGAGGACAGCTCGATCGTGCCTCTcttgagggaggaggaggaggaagtggagatAGAGGACGAGAtgcaatcggagagctttctaAGATTATTGAATAGCCGCACTGAGAAGCCATGGTCGCCTCTGCGCGAGCTGGAAGAGGGGTTGCCATATCCGATATGTGACGTGAGAGAGGCGTCCAACCAGCACGGGCGGCGAATTGTGCTCAAAATCCGGGTACCTGGACTACGAACAACAGATGTTTATCTTCCAGAAAGATTTACCcggattttgagcacaaaagacattgaaaattaacaattaaagTGCAAAACCTTATCTCTGTttgtaaagcatgttaatgcttttatgactgacataaaaattgttaaatgctAAATTAGCATTCAACAATTTTTATGTCACTAAGCAtctagcattaacatgctttacatGTTGATATGTATGTGTGAAAGTAgtgttcaataaattgtaatattgtttctataaaaattgttttcaattcttacctgttcacaatgaatagtagaaacacacagaagaagaaatgctgGTTCACCTGCTCTGTtatgaatgatatttaaataaggtgactgggtcttttatagtttgttgtgagcatgctcagtagtctttACCGCTACACAGCTGTACACCCAAGCGGCGCTGGCTTCTCGCTCGCTCCCtcccacatctgttttggcacgtGTTCCTGCAGATGTGGGTGGGCGCGCAATGCCAGCATCATTTccccccttttcaaattgcattcatcttttcagattatttgctatttgaaataatattcttatcattcaagcaatgtatcatagcaatagcgtgtgaattcatttccaactcaattgaaaattaaaccaattcaattcaattcaagttggtgtattgattaattaacctcagttaatgttcaaccattgagttgaaaggtaatgaaaaatggtatgtaggagaaagcagagtttgaggaaacggggtaaaggaatcttgagttcagcggcaagagtttttaaaggtgtgtcaggtttggcaggtaatgtgacatcaactattttaaataaggtaattgataacctgcaAGAGGAAATTCATATTCTGGGATACGAGTGGTGTGTGCCAGGAACAAAGGTTAAAggaaggttaaagagaggtgatcaaggtataaattcattagatagagcttgcaaggtacatgatatagcgtatacgcaaaatagcaataataaaactcgagcggtagctgacagagctctagcaaacgctgcatgggacattttcaaaaatcctcaaacaccccttgccgagaaagcacttagctatcttgttacaaacgtcatgaaagctaaagcggcgtttggtgggtctttgagaaagaagaagaagaagaatgagaggagaagttatagtaatgatattagacgcaaagctatagctcagttgaaaaaacatattgcaggaaaagggtattttttgaagccttttcctcaaataactagtagggggagagttttaattccacccctacccccatcatcatatggagtgagtttattccctaaAGTTAAGAAATgcagaacaacaaagaagagtaggaagaagacaaagaagagtaggaagaagtaaaagacatgaatattggaggagaattgagtaattatgatttgattgattggtcgaaattattacagattcagctaagaggaatatatatgctagatgcattacccaaaaaaattctaaaaaacgagaatgccattgtgaatttagcaagggaaagcgaggatggcacacattgggtagcatataagaaagttggctctaatgtttggtattttgatccaattggaaatttacaaccgccatacgaattggacaaatattggaaaaaagaaaatggagtgaatatatatattttataatgtagagcatatgcaaccattaaatagcgatatttgtggtcatcttacattattgtttcttgcaaatcagttgtgattaagtgtttgtgctgaacgcacacacatacacacacacacacacacacacacacacacacacacacacacacacacacacaagatggttgttattacattgtGATCTAACacgagtaacctctatgaacatttgcaagaaattatagaattggataagaatcgtgaatgggaaattggattgattaatttttctagttacaatagtattgcaaacattaacaaaggaacaaattccagcttcaaatatggcgatagattaatcgagttggatacgggtgcatatgaagttgaggatattataaaatctttaaagaatagattgaatattgatgggaagaagaataaacttattatacatgcaaacgcaaatactatgaagattgaaattcattctgataaacccattgatttaacacgttctgatttgattgctaagatacttggttttgataatgttgttttgcaagcaaataaatggcattattccaaacatttggttaacataacaagcgttgacagtattgtagttgagtgtaatttagcatgtggcagttactctgatggaaaacaaaaacatataatctacaaatttttaccaaaggttcctagcggctatttgataaacgaagtaccatcaccgattatttatgtacctttgaatacgcatcgaattcaaactattaatgtaaaggtaacggaccagaacagatcgtttattgatttccgtggagatacaattacaattaggttgcacatacgtgaaaagtaatgggttatcttattttcaacccacaCATAAGTAATAATACGTGCAtgcaatcaagtcattagagaaaggaacgcgatagcgtcaacacctaaaaacaaacgtgctttgtcggctaaaagcgcgagaatattagaaaagtttggttttatagttgattggcaaAATGTCAGGAGGagcggcagcaattagtgaaattctggatgtggagacagaccttcagttttataatgatattactaaattccaatttcacactcatacagtttattcgggacaggaaataaaaaactctgacaaggcacgtattggcataaattctttagatgtgtattctttaccttgtaaatcattcatattgattgaggaaacagttaactgtacaaaaccgggaacagacccagccgatgcagcagttgcagcagactataaatcaAGCAGTAATGTAATCagcaacctttttgacgaaatacgatatggattagcaggtcagcaaatttctaaatcaaaattgattggattaacatccacaattaaagctattctagtgaagaatactctcgataaaaacacatatcacttggctggttttgacagagcaggatatgagctaacggataatagattcactttctgtgtaccactgaaattaatcctaccgttttttgaagattttcaaagaataattttaaatttgaaacaggaactcgtcttattgaggtcaccgacagacctaaattgtgttgagtctacaagtggaacaagcgttagtgtgaaaattacaaaactgcaatggagaatgccctacataactttagaagatcatgtaagactgaaatttttgagactgctcgatgctgacactccactgaaattaggtttccggaattgggaaatttgtgaattaacaaatttgcaaaattcacttaaccattcttgggcagttcgtaccacatTGAGtcttgatagtccaaaatacgttataattgcatttcaaactgatcgtgagaataaaattaaaaaaccaatatctaatttcgatagctgtggtatttacaatgttaaagtatatttaaacagcgagtattatccatatgaaaatctgctgggtaagaaggaggtattataccgcatgttcctggatttcgcgccctcgtattataatcattcaatcaatagcaaactcggaacagaaattgactttaaaacgttttgtgaatcaacaccgctgattgttgtagattgttcacaccaaccaagtcatttgaaatcatcgacagatgttcgtattgaaatggaatttaatagtgcagtacctgcaaatacttctgcatattgtgttttaattagcgatcgtgtgatggagtacacacctctgacgagcatggtgaaagaagttcagtaatttgcgcaccgcctatataaggtgtgcattctgctcaatttagttcattatcagtttcacctttgaacagacaacatgtcctattctttgtgttctgatattttggacaagccacaaactcgctctattggtattcagtgcgatcttgatagtttctattatgaagcaagtacaccgaagccgctgcaggtggaggaggaggagaaacgagaagaggaggaggaggggagggagAAAGACGAAGCCCGCGAGCCCGCCGAAgataaagaagtggacaaggaagcgagtgcgaaaattgctacggttgatcttcactggtttaaacaagattgtaatcaaattattgtgaaagaacttgccataattgatcagtttaataattatattgtgttccatttcaaatcaccattcgcaaagacagaattgagtgcaaaattgtataacgatgtaacatggttagaacgtcactatcataaaataaaatgggaagatggggatttagaatacagtgactcattaatacgtgattaccttgcaggttatgagaaaattttcacaaaaggaactgagaaagcaaagtttttaagaagattgcatactaatgttcaatgtataccagaggattttccaaaacctgatttcagctttttcactagttcatggtgttatgctgtgtgtaacattcataaaaatagaccacattctcgctgtgctttattctctgtgcaacattataattctttgttgtttaaaaatatgtatcaaacaaataatttcttgtgcaaaaacaattgaatgcaaagtatgaaaatggtgccgatgtacacgaattcgtagaaaagaaactttgctcgttatggattcttctacaacggaaaggatttacagtgtgtttattgcatgcatgcattgagactgcataaagcgtgtacatgttgtctgtcgacaattaatgaagaaagaccacttaattactctataatagttcctgcctacacttagttttgttcattcgctcaacaacatggatccgagaaagtggttggctgccgacaacgaattggaagtgaggttaaaaaactgtattgattggtacgatgagtgtgaaagtgcaattaggaaatcaactcgtgaaaattatagtttggcgaaacaattgaaagacatttttctaagcacggttaatttaaatgacataagagactatccatgttattatcgtcctcataatttgtgtatagataagctaattaaaattgaagatgaaatt
Coding sequences within it:
- the LOC120354990 gene encoding uncharacterized protein LOC120354990, whose product is MSSPSSSQSFILPDSPPPHQHILNYWQRKAALAAESSAAAPAPSPLSVEPPSPTGEIIIGDSPLQRLAPAPTWAPRHAVLSTQPNKQAVKRRLVFEDEGVLTQSKKRVLEEDSSIVPLLREEEEEVEIEDEMQSESFLRLLNSRTEKPWSPLRELEEGLPYPICDVREASNQHGRRIVLKIRVPGLRTTDVYLPERFTRILSTKDIEN